In Streptomyces seoulensis, the following are encoded in one genomic region:
- a CDS encoding TetR/AcrR family transcriptional regulator encodes MGHREDLLEGAKRCLLAKGFARTTARDVVKESGTNLASIGYHYGSKDALLAQAYVALVEEAGDTFGGAEPAGEPGSLERFHWVWSNVIAAMREPGSVFRLSMEVMTIELPEVRAYLGREQREGGRGLVALLTGVPEDEVTDESADTLGAFYLTLMTGLIGQWTFDPETAPDADALTAGLRQIVEGVRRS; translated from the coding sequence ATGGGACACCGTGAGGATCTGCTCGAAGGCGCCAAGCGTTGCCTGCTGGCGAAGGGGTTCGCCCGTACCACCGCGCGCGACGTCGTGAAGGAGTCCGGCACCAACCTGGCCTCCATCGGCTACCACTACGGCTCCAAGGACGCCCTGCTCGCGCAGGCGTACGTGGCGCTGGTGGAGGAGGCGGGGGACACCTTCGGCGGGGCCGAGCCGGCGGGGGAGCCCGGCTCGCTGGAGCGCTTCCACTGGGTGTGGTCGAACGTCATCGCCGCGATGCGCGAGCCCGGTTCGGTCTTCCGGCTCAGCATGGAGGTCATGACCATCGAACTGCCCGAGGTGCGCGCCTACCTGGGCCGCGAGCAGCGCGAGGGCGGACGCGGCCTGGTCGCGCTGCTCACCGGCGTACCCGAGGACGAGGTCACCGACGAGAGCGCCGACACCCTCGGCGCCTTCTACCTCACCCTGATGACCGGCCTCATCGGCCAGTGGACCTTCGACCCGGAGACGGCCCCGGACGCGGACGCCCTCACGGCGGGACTGCGCCAGATCGTGGAGGGCGTCCGCAGGAGCTGA
- a CDS encoding PucR family transcriptional regulator yields MRQNARVAADYRDDYQELVDEISELLGAPATLENRDFGLIAFGAYDSEGELDPTALDPVRARSILTRRSTSAVRAWFEGFGITRATDPVRIPPTPEAGVYRGRICLPVRHRGVVLGYVWLLDDDPGPTDAQLAAAMPVTGRIGALLADEARAGAGLGRELRAVLTAEDGWQRDMAVTDLRTALGPRADGPHTVVCVAPWFSADPDDAPSARTVPHATALCTVPWGATAQSLAVLVRLRSAEVTAPALVAAARLIKEAEGAVVGVGVGEPRLGLAELGTVWQEASAAARAALAEPRFAPVAEWRGIGPYRLLSALPPRSVQDPVAAPLLSPAHQELARTAEVYLDCAGQAGRAAAELGIHRQTLYYRLGRVERLTGLDLDDGEDRLLLHMALKRARLG; encoded by the coding sequence ATGCGGCAGAATGCCCGGGTGGCGGCCGATTACAGAGATGACTACCAGGAGCTGGTGGACGAGATCTCCGAGCTGCTGGGCGCCCCGGCGACCCTGGAGAACCGGGACTTCGGGCTGATCGCCTTCGGCGCGTACGACAGCGAGGGCGAGCTGGACCCCACCGCGCTGGACCCGGTGCGGGCCCGCTCGATCCTGACCCGGCGCTCCACCTCGGCGGTCCGGGCCTGGTTCGAGGGCTTCGGCATCACCCGCGCGACGGACCCGGTGCGCATCCCGCCCACCCCGGAGGCGGGCGTCTACCGGGGCCGGATCTGCCTGCCGGTACGCCATCGGGGTGTCGTGCTCGGCTACGTCTGGCTGCTGGACGACGACCCCGGCCCGACCGACGCCCAGCTCGCCGCCGCCATGCCGGTGACCGGGCGGATCGGTGCGCTGCTCGCCGACGAGGCGCGGGCGGGGGCGGGGCTCGGCCGGGAGCTGCGGGCGGTGCTCACGGCGGAGGACGGCTGGCAGCGGGACATGGCCGTCACCGACCTGCGCACCGCTCTCGGCCCGCGCGCGGACGGCCCGCACACCGTGGTCTGCGTCGCCCCCTGGTTCTCCGCCGACCCCGACGACGCCCCCTCGGCGCGTACCGTCCCGCACGCCACCGCGCTGTGCACGGTGCCGTGGGGCGCGACCGCGCAGAGCCTCGCGGTGCTGGTGCGGCTGCGCAGCGCGGAGGTGACGGCCCCGGCGCTGGTGGCGGCCGCGCGGCTGATCAAGGAGGCGGAGGGCGCCGTTGTCGGGGTGGGCGTGGGTGAACCCCGGCTCGGGCTGGCCGAGTTGGGCACGGTGTGGCAGGAGGCGTCGGCGGCGGCGCGGGCCGCGCTGGCCGAGCCGAGGTTCGCGCCGGTGGCCGAGTGGCGGGGCATCGGCCCGTACCGGCTGCTGTCCGCGCTGCCGCCGAGGTCGGTGCAGGACCCGGTGGCTGCGCCGCTGCTCTCCCCCGCCCACCAGGAGCTGGCGCGCACCGCCGAGGTCTACCTCGACTGCGCGGGCCAGGCCGGCCGGGCGGCGGCCGAACTCGGCATCCACCGCCAGACCCTCTACTACCGCCTGGGCCGCGTGGAACGCCTGACCGGCCTGGACCTGGACGACGGCGAGGACCGCCTGCTGCTCCACATGGCCCTGAAGCGGGCGCGGCTGGGCTGA
- a CDS encoding proline dehydrogenase family protein, whose protein sequence is MLGPVILAASRSDRMRRLISAAPVTKQVVDRFIPGETVDDIVPVIAKLTARGLQLTMDVVGEDITTPEQATAARDAYLALVDHLKDLGLGERVEMSVKLSMFGQSLPSPTTALNGGPSGPAAAFQGGHELALANVRPVVEAAAAIGTTVTLDAEDHTTLDSMFAIHEELRKDFPQTGCVIQAYLFRTEADARRLAAAGSRVRLVKGAYKEPAEVAYQQKHEIDKAYVRVLKTLMEGDGYPMIGSHDPRLISIAQELAHRAGRKLDEYEFQMLYGIRSDEHLRLAAEGHRMRVYTAYGTDWYGYFMRRLAEKPANLQFFVRSMITKG, encoded by the coding sequence GTGCTGGGTCCCGTGATTCTCGCCGCCTCGCGCAGCGACCGGATGCGTCGCCTGATCTCGGCCGCCCCGGTGACCAAGCAGGTCGTCGACCGGTTCATCCCCGGCGAGACCGTGGACGACATCGTCCCGGTCATCGCGAAGCTGACCGCCAGGGGCCTCCAGCTCACCATGGACGTCGTCGGCGAGGACATCACCACCCCCGAGCAGGCCACCGCCGCCCGGGACGCCTACCTCGCGCTGGTCGACCACCTGAAGGACCTCGGCCTCGGCGAGCGGGTCGAGATGTCGGTGAAGCTCTCCATGTTCGGCCAGTCCCTCCCGTCGCCCACCACCGCCCTCAACGGAGGGCCTTCCGGGCCCGCAGCCGCATTCCAGGGCGGCCACGAGCTGGCCCTCGCCAACGTCCGCCCGGTCGTCGAGGCCGCCGCCGCCATCGGCACCACGGTCACCCTGGACGCCGAGGACCACACCACCCTCGACTCGATGTTCGCCATCCACGAGGAACTGCGGAAGGACTTCCCGCAGACCGGCTGTGTCATCCAGGCGTACCTGTTCCGCACCGAGGCCGACGCCCGCCGCCTGGCCGCCGCCGGCAGCCGGGTCCGGCTGGTCAAGGGCGCCTACAAGGAGCCCGCCGAGGTCGCGTACCAGCAGAAGCACGAGATCGACAAGGCGTACGTGCGCGTCCTGAAGACGCTGATGGAGGGCGACGGGTACCCGATGATCGGGTCCCACGACCCCCGCCTCATCTCCATCGCCCAGGAACTCGCGCACCGCGCCGGCCGTAAGCTCGACGAGTACGAGTTCCAGATGCTCTACGGCATCCGGAGCGACGAGCACCTGCGGCTGGCCGCCGAGGGACACCGCATGCGTGTCTACACCGCCTACGGCACCGACTGGTACGGCTACTTCATGCGCCGTCTCGCCGAGAAGCCGGCGAACCTCCAGTTCTTCGTACGCAGCATGATCACCAAGGGCTGA
- the pruA gene encoding L-glutamate gamma-semialdehyde dehydrogenase, with product MDAVTQVPTPVNEPVHGYAPGSPERVRLEAKLKELAENPVDLPMTIGGEKRMGGGEPFQVVQPHNHKAVLGTLRSATREDAQDAIDAALAAAPAWRAMSFDDRAAIILRAAELLSGPWRETIAASTMLGQSKTAQQAEIDSPCELVDFWRFNVHYARQILAEQPPANSPGVWNRMDHRPLEGFVYAITPFNFSAIAANLPTAPALMGNVVVWKPSPTQTHAAVLLMQLLEEAGLPKGVINLVTGDGIAVSEVALEHRDLAGIHFTGSTKTFQYLWKTVGNNIEKYRAYPRLVGETGGKDFVVAHPSADRAVLKTALTRGSFEYQGQKCSATSRAYVPASIWNSGFKEEFAAEIDGITMGDVTDLSNFIGAVIDERSFAKNKAAIDRAAEDPTCTIVAGGSYDDSVGYFVRPTVIECSDPDNEVFRTEYFGPILAVHVYEDDRYDEMLTQMESVSDYALTGSVISNDRAAAAYTMEKLRYAAGNFYINDKSTGAVVGQQPFGGGRASGTDDKAGAPQNLMRWTLTRAIKETLVPPTEYGYPHMG from the coding sequence ATGGACGCTGTGACCCAGGTCCCCACCCCCGTCAACGAGCCGGTGCACGGCTACGCCCCCGGCAGCCCCGAGCGGGTCCGCCTGGAGGCCAAGCTCAAGGAGCTGGCCGAGAACCCCGTCGACCTGCCGATGACCATCGGCGGCGAGAAGCGGATGGGCGGCGGCGAGCCCTTCCAGGTGGTCCAGCCGCACAACCACAAGGCCGTCCTCGGCACCCTGCGCAGCGCCACCCGCGAGGACGCCCAGGACGCGATCGACGCCGCCCTGGCCGCCGCCCCGGCCTGGCGCGCGATGTCCTTCGACGACCGTGCCGCGATCATCCTGCGCGCCGCCGAGCTGCTCTCCGGCCCCTGGCGCGAGACCATCGCCGCCTCCACCATGCTGGGCCAGTCCAAGACCGCCCAGCAGGCCGAGATCGACAGCCCCTGCGAGCTGGTCGACTTCTGGCGCTTCAACGTGCACTACGCCCGCCAGATCCTGGCCGAGCAGCCCCCGGCCAACTCCCCGGGCGTGTGGAACCGCATGGACCACCGCCCGCTGGAGGGCTTCGTCTACGCGATCACGCCGTTCAACTTCTCGGCCATCGCCGCCAACCTGCCCACCGCGCCCGCCCTCATGGGCAACGTGGTGGTCTGGAAGCCGTCCCCGACGCAGACCCACGCCGCCGTGCTGCTGATGCAGCTGCTGGAGGAGGCCGGGCTGCCCAAGGGCGTCATCAACCTGGTCACCGGCGACGGCATCGCGGTCTCCGAGGTCGCGCTGGAGCACCGTGACCTCGCGGGCATCCACTTCACCGGCTCGACCAAGACCTTCCAGTACCTGTGGAAGACGGTCGGCAACAACATCGAGAAGTACCGCGCCTACCCGCGCCTGGTCGGCGAGACCGGCGGCAAGGACTTCGTGGTCGCGCACCCCTCCGCCGACCGCGCCGTGCTCAAGACCGCGCTGACCCGCGGCTCCTTCGAGTACCAGGGCCAGAAGTGCTCGGCCACCTCCCGCGCCTACGTCCCGGCCTCCATCTGGAACTCCGGTTTCAAGGAGGAGTTCGCGGCCGAGATCGACGGCATCACCATGGGTGACGTCACCGACCTGTCGAACTTCATCGGCGCGGTCATCGACGAGCGCTCCTTCGCCAAGAACAAGGCCGCGATCGACCGCGCCGCCGAGGACCCCACCTGCACCATCGTCGCGGGCGGCTCCTACGACGACTCGGTGGGCTACTTCGTCCGCCCGACCGTCATCGAGTGCTCCGACCCCGACAACGAGGTCTTCCGCACCGAGTACTTCGGCCCGATCCTCGCCGTGCACGTCTACGAGGACGACCGTTACGACGAGATGCTGACCCAGATGGAGTCGGTCTCGGACTACGCGCTCACCGGCTCGGTCATTTCCAACGACCGCGCGGCGGCCGCGTACACGATGGAGAAGCTCCGCTACGCGGCGGGCAACTTCTACATCAACGACAAGTCCACCGGCGCCGTCGTCGGCCAGCAGCCCTTCGGCGGCGGCCGCGCCTCCGGCACGGACGACAAGGCCGGCGCCCCGCAGAACCTGATGCGCTGGACGCTGACCCGCGCCATCAAGGAGACGCTGGTCCCGCCGACCGAGTACGGCTACCCGCACATGGGCTGA
- a CDS encoding maleylpyruvate isomerase N-terminal domain-containing protein, with product MDDSFSASWSALPAAVAGLADDDFGRPSGCVGWLVRDLVCHLVIDAQDVLITLATPAGTAPTRDAATYWTVGHTPPTGDDPLDALTVRLAAAYQDPALLRFHLDDVGSAAGRAARLADPAARVGTQGEVLTAGDYLSAYVLEWTLHHLDLTAHLPDAPPPPPPPETLAEARALLERVTGEHFPAALSDPDALLVATGRRAPTPAERTALGPLAARLPFVIG from the coding sequence ATGGACGACAGCTTCTCCGCATCCTGGTCGGCTCTGCCGGCGGCGGTCGCGGGCCTCGCCGACGACGACTTCGGCCGGCCCTCCGGCTGCGTGGGCTGGCTGGTCCGGGACCTGGTGTGCCACCTCGTCATCGACGCCCAGGACGTCCTGATCACCCTCGCCACCCCGGCCGGCACCGCGCCGACCCGCGACGCGGCGACGTACTGGACCGTCGGCCACACCCCGCCCACCGGCGACGACCCCCTGGACGCCCTCACCGTCCGGCTGGCGGCGGCCTACCAGGACCCGGCCCTGCTGCGGTTCCACCTGGACGACGTGGGCTCCGCCGCCGGCCGCGCGGCCCGCCTCGCCGACCCGGCCGCCCGCGTCGGCACCCAGGGCGAGGTCCTCACCGCCGGGGACTACCTCTCCGCGTACGTCCTGGAGTGGACCCTCCACCACCTGGACCTGACCGCCCACCTGCCGGACGCCCCGCCCCCGCCCCCGCCCCCGGAGACCCTGGCCGAGGCCCGCGCGCTGCTGGAGCGCGTGACCGGCGAGCACTTCCCCGCCGCACTGTCCGACCCGGACGCCCTCCTCGTCGCCACCGGCCGCCGGGCCCCGACGCCCGCCGAGCGGACCGCCCTCGGCCCCCTGGCCGCCCGCCTGCCGTTCGTCATCGGCTGA
- a CDS encoding 3-isopropylmalate dehydrogenase has product MSRSIDLAVIPGDGIGQEVVAEGLKVLSAVLPQDVKLETKEYDFGARRYRATGETLTDADLDSLKAHDAILLGAIGDPSVPSGVLERGFLLKLRFAFDHHVNLRPSKLLPGVATPLAGQPEIDFVVVREGTEGPYTGNGGTIRTGTEHEVATEVSVNTAYGVERVVRDAFARAQARPRKKLTLVHKNNVLTFAGHLWTNIFNKVAEEFPEVTTEYIHVDAATIYLVTDPARFDVIVTDNLFGDIITDLAAAVSGGIGVAASGNINPARTYPSMFEPVHGSAPDIAGQGKADPTATVLSVALLLRHLGYDTEADRVDTAVAADLTERVDLPPRTTAEIGDALVGRVTG; this is encoded by the coding sequence ATGTCTCGCAGCATCGATCTCGCAGTGATCCCGGGTGACGGCATCGGCCAGGAGGTCGTGGCCGAAGGTCTCAAGGTCCTCTCCGCCGTCCTTCCTCAGGACGTGAAGCTGGAGACCAAGGAGTACGACTTCGGCGCCCGGCGCTACCGCGCCACGGGGGAGACCCTCACCGACGCCGACCTCGACTCCCTCAAGGCCCACGACGCCATCCTGCTCGGCGCCATCGGCGACCCGTCGGTGCCGTCCGGCGTGCTGGAGCGCGGCTTCCTGCTGAAGCTCCGGTTCGCCTTCGACCACCACGTCAACCTGCGCCCCTCCAAGCTGCTCCCCGGCGTCGCCACCCCGCTCGCCGGCCAGCCGGAGATCGACTTCGTGGTGGTCCGCGAGGGCACCGAGGGCCCCTACACGGGCAACGGCGGCACCATCCGCACCGGCACCGAGCACGAGGTCGCCACCGAGGTCTCGGTGAACACCGCCTACGGAGTCGAGCGTGTCGTCCGGGACGCCTTCGCCCGCGCCCAGGCCCGCCCGCGCAAGAAGCTCACCCTGGTCCACAAGAACAACGTGCTCACCTTCGCCGGGCACCTGTGGACCAACATCTTCAACAAGGTGGCCGAGGAATTCCCCGAGGTCACCACCGAGTACATCCACGTGGACGCGGCCACCATCTACCTGGTGACCGACCCCGCGCGCTTCGACGTGATCGTCACCGACAACCTCTTCGGCGACATCATCACCGACCTCGCCGCGGCCGTCTCCGGCGGCATCGGCGTGGCCGCGTCGGGCAACATCAACCCGGCCCGCACGTACCCGTCCATGTTCGAGCCGGTGCACGGCTCCGCCCCGGACATCGCCGGACAGGGCAAGGCCGACCCCACCGCCACGGTCCTCTCCGTCGCCCTGCTGCTGCGCCACCTCGGGTACGACACGGAGGCCGACCGCGTCGACACGGCCGTGGCCGCCGACCTCACCGAGCGCGTGGACCTGCCGCCGCGCACCACCGCCGAGATCGGCGACGCGCTCGTAGGCCGGGTAACCGGCTGA
- a CDS encoding branched-chain amino acid aminotransferase — translation MTTPTIELKPSAHPLAAAEREAILTSPGFGRSFTDHMVTIKWTEGRGWHDGQLVPYAPIPLDPATNVLHYAQEIFEGLKAYRQPDGTVATFRPEQNALRFQRSAHRLGMPELPVETFLEACDALIAQDIDWVPAHGGEESLYLRPFMIGTEVGLGVKPSNEYLFLVIASPAGAYFPGGVKPVSIWVSEERVRAVPGGMGDAKTGGNYAASLLAQAEAAARGCDQVCYLDAVEHEWVEELGGMNLFFVYGNKIVTPTLTGSILEGVTRDSLLAVARDLGYEAEEGRISLDQWQRDTENGTLTEVFACGTAAVITPVGTVKRSGAEWRQSDGEPGEVTLRLREALLDIQRGKSEDRHGWMHRIG, via the coding sequence ATGACGACGCCCACGATCGAGCTCAAGCCCTCCGCCCACCCGCTCGCCGCCGCGGAGCGCGAGGCGATCCTGACCAGCCCCGGCTTCGGCCGCAGCTTCACCGACCACATGGTGACGATCAAGTGGACCGAGGGCCGCGGCTGGCACGACGGCCAGCTCGTCCCGTACGCGCCGATCCCGCTCGACCCGGCCACCAACGTCCTGCACTACGCCCAGGAGATCTTCGAGGGCCTCAAGGCGTACCGGCAGCCCGACGGCACGGTCGCCACCTTCCGGCCCGAGCAGAACGCCCTGCGCTTCCAGCGTTCCGCGCACCGTCTGGGCATGCCCGAGCTGCCGGTGGAGACCTTCCTCGAGGCGTGCGACGCGCTGATCGCCCAGGACATCGACTGGGTGCCCGCGCACGGCGGCGAGGAGTCCCTCTACCTGCGCCCCTTCATGATCGGCACCGAGGTCGGCCTGGGCGTGAAGCCGTCCAACGAGTACCTCTTCCTCGTCATCGCCTCCCCGGCCGGCGCCTACTTCCCGGGCGGCGTGAAGCCGGTGTCCATCTGGGTCTCCGAGGAGCGCGTCCGCGCCGTCCCCGGCGGCATGGGCGACGCCAAGACCGGCGGCAACTACGCGGCCTCCCTGCTCGCCCAGGCCGAGGCGGCCGCCAGGGGCTGCGACCAGGTCTGCTACCTCGACGCCGTCGAGCACGAGTGGGTCGAGGAACTGGGCGGCATGAACCTGTTCTTCGTGTACGGCAACAAGATCGTCACCCCCACCCTGACCGGCTCCATCCTGGAGGGCGTCACCCGTGACTCCCTGCTGGCCGTCGCCCGCGACCTCGGTTACGAGGCCGAGGAGGGCCGCATCTCCCTCGACCAGTGGCAGCGCGACACCGAGAACGGCACCCTCACCGAGGTCTTCGCCTGCGGCACCGCCGCCGTGATCACCCCGGTCGGCACCGTCAAGCGGTCCGGCGCCGAGTGGCGGCAGAGCGACGGCGAGCCCGGTGAGGTCACCCTCCGCCTCCGCGAGGCCCTGCTCGACATCCAGCGCGGCAAGAGCGAGGACCGGCACGGCTGGATGCACCGCATCGGCTAG
- the cimA gene encoding citramalate synthase codes for MTATSELDDSFHVFDTTLRDGAQREGINLTVADKLAIARHLDDFGVGFIEGGWPGANPRDTEFFARAREELRLKHAVLVAFGATRRPGAKAADDPQVRALLESGAPVVTLVAKAHDRHVELALRTTLDENLEMIRDTVAHLRAEGRRVFVDCEHFFDGYRANPAYAKAVVRTASEAGADVVVLCDTNGGMLPAQISAVVGTVLADTGARLGIHAQDDTGCAVANTLAAVDAGATHVQCTANGYGERVGNANLFPVVAALELKYGKKVLPDGHLRETTRISHAIAEVVNLTPSTHQPYVGVSAFAHKAGLHASAIKVDPDLYQHIDPERVGNTMRMLVSDMAGRASIELKGRELGVDLGGDRALVGRVVERVKERELKGYTYEAADASFELLLRAEAQGAPLKYFEVESWRAITEDRPDGTHANEATVKLWAKGERIVATAEGNGPVNALDQALRVALEKIYPQLAKLELVDYKVRILEGASGTRSITRVLISTSDGAGEWSTVGVAENVIAASWQALEDACTYGLLRAGVEPAE; via the coding sequence ATGACCGCAACCAGCGAGCTCGACGATTCGTTCCACGTCTTCGACACCACGCTGCGCGACGGCGCGCAGCGCGAGGGCATCAACCTCACCGTCGCGGACAAGCTGGCCATCGCACGGCACCTGGACGACTTCGGCGTGGGCTTCATCGAGGGCGGCTGGCCCGGCGCCAACCCGCGCGACACCGAGTTCTTCGCCCGCGCCCGCGAGGAGCTGCGCCTGAAGCACGCGGTACTCGTGGCCTTCGGCGCCACCCGCCGCCCCGGCGCCAAAGCCGCCGACGATCCGCAGGTCAGAGCGCTGCTGGAATCCGGCGCCCCCGTCGTCACGCTGGTCGCCAAGGCCCACGACCGGCATGTGGAGCTGGCGCTGCGCACCACCCTCGACGAGAACCTGGAGATGATCCGGGACACCGTCGCCCACCTGCGCGCCGAGGGCCGCCGGGTCTTCGTCGACTGCGAGCACTTCTTCGACGGCTACCGCGCCAACCCCGCCTATGCCAAGGCGGTCGTCCGCACCGCCTCCGAGGCCGGCGCCGACGTGGTCGTCCTGTGCGACACCAACGGCGGGATGCTCCCGGCGCAGATCAGCGCCGTGGTCGGCACCGTCCTCGCCGACACCGGCGCCCGGCTCGGCATCCACGCCCAGGACGACACCGGCTGCGCCGTCGCCAACACCCTCGCCGCCGTGGACGCGGGCGCCACCCACGTCCAGTGCACGGCCAACGGCTACGGCGAACGCGTCGGCAATGCCAACCTCTTCCCCGTGGTCGCCGCGCTGGAGCTGAAGTACGGCAAGAAGGTCCTGCCCGACGGCCATCTGCGCGAGACCACCCGGATCTCGCACGCCATCGCCGAGGTCGTCAACCTCACGCCCTCCACCCACCAGCCCTACGTGGGTGTCTCCGCCTTCGCCCACAAGGCCGGCCTGCACGCCTCCGCGATCAAGGTCGACCCGGACCTCTACCAGCACATCGACCCCGAGCGGGTCGGCAACACCATGCGGATGCTCGTCTCCGACATGGCCGGACGCGCCTCGATCGAGCTGAAGGGCCGGGAACTCGGCGTCGACCTCGGCGGCGACCGCGCCCTGGTCGGCCGGGTCGTCGAGCGCGTCAAGGAACGCGAGCTGAAGGGCTACACGTACGAGGCCGCCGACGCCTCCTTCGAGCTGCTGCTGCGCGCCGAGGCCCAGGGCGCTCCGCTGAAGTACTTCGAGGTGGAGTCCTGGCGGGCCATCACGGAGGACCGCCCCGACGGCACCCACGCCAACGAGGCCACGGTGAAGCTGTGGGCCAAGGGCGAGCGGATCGTCGCCACCGCCGAGGGCAACGGCCCGGTCAACGCCCTCGACCAGGCGCTCCGGGTCGCGCTGGAGAAGATCTACCCGCAGCTCGCCAAGCTGGAGCTGGTGGACTACAAGGTCCGCATCCTGGAGGGCGCCTCCGGCACCCGGTCCATCACCCGCGTGCTGATCTCCACCAGCGACGGCGCGGGGGAGTGGTCCACGGTCGGCGTGGCGGAGAACGTCATCGCCGCCTCCTGGCAGGCGCTGGAGGACGCCTGCACCTACGGGCTGCTGCGCGCGGGCGTCGAACCGGCCGAGTAG
- a CDS encoding GPP34 family phosphoprotein, which translates to MTTPQDLLFVALDVPADRPVEQGDLSLALAAAELLDLLFAQVVTLRDEQVVPVSGHLTGDPMLDKAAASLIRTEPYESAEDWLWRRGDGLSAAYRDELEHTEPSGSGLRQLFRRADRSVDRIDSEARRHAADRWARHEPLLVGLAAALGIEEPDHEETATTAEHAESAENAEKDKADTVDDRVAVVLAALGEALTELEGVRQRRRIEEDAFDNVWRAP; encoded by the coding sequence ATGACCACACCGCAGGATCTGCTGTTCGTCGCGCTGGACGTACCCGCCGACCGGCCCGTGGAGCAGGGGGATCTGTCGCTGGCGCTGGCCGCGGCGGAGCTGCTGGACCTGCTCTTCGCCCAGGTCGTCACCCTGCGGGACGAGCAGGTCGTCCCCGTCTCCGGTCATCTCACCGGCGACCCGATGCTGGACAAGGCGGCCGCCTCGCTGATCCGGACGGAGCCGTACGAGAGCGCCGAGGACTGGCTGTGGCGGCGCGGGGACGGGCTGTCCGCCGCCTACCGCGACGAGCTGGAGCACACCGAGCCCTCGGGCTCGGGCCTGCGCCAGCTGTTCCGGCGCGCCGACCGTTCGGTGGACCGGATCGACTCCGAGGCCCGGCGGCACGCGGCCGACCGGTGGGCCCGGCACGAGCCGCTCCTGGTGGGCCTCGCCGCCGCCCTCGGCATCGAGGAACCGGACCACGAGGAGACGGCCACCACGGCCGAGCACGCCGAGAGCGCCGAGAATGCCGAGAAGGACAAGGCCGACACGGTGGACGACCGGGTGGCGGTCGTCCTCGCCGCCCTCGGCGAGGCGCTGACCGAGCTGGAGGGGGTACGGCAGCGGCGGCGGATCGAGGAGGACGCGTTCGACAACGTCTGGCGCGCCCCCTGA